Sequence from the Pseudomonadota bacterium genome:
GAGCGCTGCTTCGAGACCGGCTTCACCCGGCACGCTCTCGGACAAGCAGCTCAGGCACATCTACGATCACTATGTGCGCGCGCGGAGAGCCAACGGCGAAGCCGTCGACAACGTGCGCTACCAAGCTCTGGCCAGCAAGCTTCAGGCCCTGGTGCCCAGGTTGCGCGAGAAGAACCCCGGCAAGCGCATCGGGTTCAAGATCGTCGTGCGCGAGGGGAGGGTGGGCATCAAGCCCGTGGCGCGCTAGCCTGTGCCACGGCGGGAGTCGCCTTCTTTGCTTGCAGCGGCGGCGGGCCGCCGGCGAACAGCCGGCGCTCGAGCTCGGACCGCAGAGGGCCGAGGGAATCAGGCTCATGCGCGCTCACGGCCAGCGCCCCGGCTCCGCGGCCGACCATCGGGGCGTCGGCCGTGCCGAGCTTGTCGCTCTTGTTGAGCACGAGCATGCGTGGAATCTGGTCGAGCTCGAGGCGCCTGAGCAGCGCATCCGTGGTGGCCAGGTGCTGTTGCAGTCCCGGGTCGGACACGTCGAGTACGTGCAGAAGCAAGTCGGCGTCCACAAGCTCCTCGAAAGTCGCACGGAAGGCAGTGACGAGATCGCTCGGAAGGTCGCGGATGAAACCCACGGTGTCGCTCACGATCGCATACCTGTCCTGCGAGAAGTGCACCCGACGCGATCGCGGGTCGAGCGTGGCAAAGAGCTTGTCCGCGGTCAAAAGGTCGCTACGAGCGAGTGCGTTGACCAGCGTGCTCTTGCCGGCGTTCGTGTACCCGATCACCGCGACGACGGGCACGCCGGCGCGGGTGCGACGCCGCCTGCGCTGGCGACGTTGCCTTCCCAGCTGGGCCAACCTCGCCTCGAGTCGTGCGATGCGCTCGCGAGCTCTGCGCCGGCCGATCTCCAGCTTGGTCTCGCCCGGTCCCCGCCCCCCGATTCCACCCGTCAGCCTGGAAAGCGAATCGTCCCGGCTTCCCAGGCGCGGCAACAGGTAGCGCATCTGCGCGAGCTCGACTTGCAGTTTTCCGTCGCGGCTTTGAGCGTGCTGCGCGAAGATGTCGAGGATGAGCTGCGTGCGGTCGATGATCTTCAGGTCGGTCAGGCGGCCGATCGCCGAGCATTGAGCCGGGCTGAGCTGGCCATCGAAGAGCAGCACCTCGACGTCGAGCTGCATGGCGCGCAGCACGACCTGTTCCAGCTTGCCCCGTCCCAGCACGTACTTGGAGTCGATCCGATCCCGGGTCTGAACGACGCTGTCGGCAACCTCGAGGCCCGCCGTGCGCGCCAAGTCCGCGAGCTCCCGCAACGAGTCGCTCGGCGATCCCGTGGAGTGCCGGGAGCTGAGGTGCACCAGGATCGCTCGACCATCCTTTGCCCTGGCGGGTCGCAGCCGCGAAGCGCGCGCGAACTCTTCTTCGAGGCCGGCCAGAAGCTGTCTTGGGTTGCACCGCAGCTGGCCGTAGGGAATCGGGCCGTAGACACGAAAGGGTTCTGCGACCGCAGCGTCATCCAGGCCGGCCTTTTGATCGAGCGGGATGCAGTGGGCGTAGTGGAACGTCTGGGGGTGACCCTCCGCGTTCAGACACAGCGCCGCCACGAGATCGAGCCGCAGGCGCGTCAAGTCGACGAGATCGTCGCGGCTGAGCGGCTCGCTGCGCACGTGCGTGTGCAGCAGCCGTAACCCCCTGAAGCGTCCCGAGCCACCGCGCAAGCGGCCGATGTCGGGGAGCATGAGCTTGGTCGAGTCACCGACGACCACGTACTCCACATGCCCCGAGCGATGCACCAGGGCGCCCACCTGACGACCTGTAGTATGCGAGACGGCCGCCAGTGCGCGACACAGCTCTGGAGTGGCCAGCACGTCGAAGGGCACGCGCCTGCGATAAAGGCGCTCGAGTGCTCTGCGTTCAGCCGAGCCTAGTCCTGTTGTGTTGCCGTAAAGCTGCAACTGCCGTCTGGCCCCCCGGCTCCTGCCTTCCACTCAAAGCATTAGCGCACTTTGGGCTGCAAGGCCCCTAATTCTTGGCTTGCGGCTTGTCACCGTCTTCGTCGCCGTCGCGACCGGTAGCCTTCTTGAAGCGACGCGTTAGACCTTCCACGTGTGCGGCAGCTTCTCCCAGTTCTTTCTTGAGCTGTTTGGTGGCTTGCTTGGCACCACCCGCGGCACGGGCGAGCTTGCCGCGGGCCTGGCTTGCCGCCTCGGCCACGTCTTGACGCACCCCCTGCGTCTCGGTCTTGACGAGCTGGCCCACCTCGCCGGCCGCCCGCTTGGCAGTGTCGCCCAGTTCCTCGAGCGCTACGCGAGCGCGTTCGCGTTGCAGCTGCTGGGGGCTCTTGGTCTCCTCGCAGGCAACGGCTGCGAGTCCAAGCCCCAACGCCAGGGCCAGCCGCAAGCCGCATCGGTTCCTTGTCATCGTAGACTCCTCGTCGTCGTGCGAGCATCCGGGAGCATGGGAGACGCCTCGCCAACTCCCGAGGTAGCAGCGGGGCCGCGCGACGGCAAGAAACCGGCTGCTCCCGGCAGCAGGAAATTGCGCAGCATCGCGTTGCCCTGCGGTGTACCGATGGACTCGGGGTGAAACTGCACGCCCCACAGGGGCAGCTCGCGATGCGATACGCCCATCACGAGCCCGTCCTCGCTCCAGGCCGTGACGCGCAAGGTCTCCGGAATGCTCTCGGGGTCGAGCGTGAGCGAGTGGTATCGCATCGCGCGCACCGGGTTCGGTAGTCCCCGAAAAACGCCGCACCCGTCGTGCCGGATCCATCCCGCCTTGCCGTGCGTAGGAGCCGGTGCGCGCACGATCCTTGCCCCAAAGACGTGGCCGATGCCCTGGTGTCCCAGGCACACCCCAAGGACCGGCAGCCGAGGTGTCAGCCCGCATCGGTCACGAGCTTCGGGCTCGATCGGTCGAGGCGCCTGCGACCGCTGAGCGATGCGGGCTAGCTCGGCGATCAGATGGCGGCACACCCCCAGCGCCGGCGGCTGTTCTGGGTTGCCCGGACCCGGCGACAGGATCAGGTGTGTCGGGGCTAGCTCAGCGATCTGTGCGACGGTGATCCGATCGTTGCGAAAGACCGTGGCTTCGACGCTCAGTATCTCACCGACCTGCTGGTAGAGGTTGTAGGCGAACGAGTCGTAGTTGTCGATGATGACGATTCGCATGGAGCTCGCAGCCTTCATCGCCCCCGCTGTTGCGCGCTCTGGTAGCGGTCCAGCGCCGCGACCAGGCCCGAGGCCTTGTCCAGTGTTTCCTGATGTTCCTCAGAAGCGTCCGAGTCGGCGACGATGGCTCCGCCCACGTGGAAGCTCAGCGAGTCCCCCTGCTTGATAAAGGTCCTGATCACGATGCTCAGATCGAGCGCTCCATCGAAATCGAAGTAGCCGATCGATCCCGCAAACACGCCTCGTGTTACCGGTTCGAGGTGCTCGATGATCTTCATGGCCGCGATCTTGGGAGCGCCCGTCATCGACCCTCCCGGGAACGTCGCCCGGAGCAGATCGATCGGGTCGCAGCTTGGGCGAAGCAATCCCTGTACGGTTGACACCATCTGGTGAGTGAACTCGAACGATTCGATCGCCTGCAGCTCGGAAACCCCGACGCTGCCAAACTGGCATACCCGGCCGAGGTCGTTTCGTGCCAGGTCGACGATCATGATGTTCTCGGCCCGGTCCTTCTCGCTCTCGAAGAGATCGCGCGCATGCGCCCTGTCTTGCTCGAGCGTGTGGCCGCGGGGTCGTGTCCCCTTGATCGGCCGCGTCTCGACCCGGCGTTCGCGATCGAGCCTGAGGAAGCGCTCGGGCGAGGACGACAACACCTGCACCTCGGGTAGCTGCAGATAGGCTGCGAAAGGGGCGGGATTGACCTGGCGCAGGGCGGCATACAGCTCGAAGCCGCTGCCTGCGAACTCGGTATCGAAACGGTTGCACAGGCACACCTCGAAGACGTCGCCCTCGCGAATGTGCTCTTGGGTGGTCTCGATCAGCCGCAGGTAGTCGGCTCGGCAGATCACCGGCTCGATCCCGCGCGAGATCAGATCGCCCTGGCGCAGTCGCGCTCGCTTGCGGCGCTCCGGGGGGGGCGTCCGCGTGCCGCGGCCCTGGTGCGGTCGCAGTCGCGACGCGACCTCGACGAAGCGTTCGTCTGCGCTTCGGCGCGCCGAAACCTGCGATGCTCCGAAGCCGTTGGCCGCCACGTAGAGCTCGCCGCTCGCGATGTTGCAGATCGCGACCGTGTCGAAGAACAGCAGGTAGCAGTCCGGCAGCGAGGCGGGTCCGCGATCGCGTTCGGGATGGGAGATCCGCTCGATCTGGTGCAAGAGCTCGTAGCCCAGGTAGCCCATGGCACCCCCCGTGAAAGGAAGAGCGTTGACGGCGGCATGCTGCTTTTCTTCGGCTACCGGAATCCGGTAGCGCTCCAGGAGCGAGGCGAGCTCTCGCAGCGGTGGTCGTTCAAGCCGTCGCTCGCGGCCCACAGGACCGGCGAAACACGCCGGGCCCCGGGATCGGAAGACCGCGAACGGGTCGGCTGCCAGTATGGACCAACGAGCGGGCTCGGCACGGGCCTCACAGGATGCGGCGAGGCGCTGATCGCGCGACGGGCTGCCGGCGCTGTCGAGCAGCACGACGTACTCCTGGTCGGACCAGGCTCGCACCAGCGCAAAGGCGTCGTAGCGGCCTGGCAAAAGCTCCACGCGGCGAGCGCGGTGCTGGATCTGTCGCTGCTCATCCGTATCGCAGACCATCACGGTCTCTGCGGGAGCGATGAAGCCAAGGGCCCTAAGGCGACTCCCGGGGCTCCGGTTTCGGCACATCCCTTTCGAGCACGGTCTTGCGCCCGTCCGTCGCTGCGCTGCGAATGGCCTGCCGCGACAGCAGCCGCAGGTGCTCGCTGAGCACTTCCAGCGTGCGATCCGACATGTTCATGCCGGAGACCGCGCGTACGAAACGCCTGAGCTTGGAAGCGACCACCAGGATGTCCTGCGGCGCTTCGGCATCGCTGCTCGACTCCACCATCCGAGCTCGTTCGCGGGTGCGGGTGGCGCGGCTCTCGCGCTCGCTTGTGCGTTCGCGCTGCTCGGCTTGCTCGCGTTGCCACTGACTGCGCGCCGGTGACCGCTGCTCCACCGCCCACGCTTCACGATGCCGCATCATGGGCAAATGCGCGTTGAAGCAGGTCACCGAACAGAACACGAACCCCGTGCGCTTGCGCGTGCAGGTCGACACGCTGCACACGTAGTACATGCTCTCAAAAGGGATGTCCTTCTTGCAGCCGCTGCAGCGCGTCCAAGCGCTTGGTTCGCCCATGCTCTTGCCTCCTACAACGCCCATCGGCCGGCGCTCGAGCGCTCGCCCGTTTTGGGCGTCGGGTCAAAATAACATCTCCAGGTCGGCTTTGAGGCGCCCGGCCAGCAAGGCGCGCTGTCGCGCGAATACTCCCTGTATTCGGAGGCGGTGCAACGCCGCTGGACGGGATGGATCGAAATCGAAGTGGCGATGTTATTTTGACCCGACGCCTTGGTGCGCGTGATCACGGATACAGGGATGGTATGCCGATGCTGCCTGCGCAAGCCGGCATCGAGCACGGGGCTTGTCCTTCACCAGCAGCGGAGTA
This genomic interval carries:
- the hflX gene encoding GTPase HflX codes for the protein MPFDVLATPELCRALAAVSHTTGRQVGALVHRSGHVEYVVVGDSTKLMLPDIGRLRGGSGRFRGLRLLHTHVRSEPLSRDDLVDLTRLRLDLVAALCLNAEGHPQTFHYAHCIPLDQKAGLDDAAVAEPFRVYGPIPYGQLRCNPRQLLAGLEEEFARASRLRPARAKDGRAILVHLSSRHSTGSPSDSLRELADLARTAGLEVADSVVQTRDRIDSKYVLGRGKLEQVVLRAMQLDVEVLLFDGQLSPAQCSAIGRLTDLKIIDRTQLILDIFAQHAQSRDGKLQVELAQMRYLLPRLGSRDDSLSRLTGGIGGRGPGETKLEIGRRRARERIARLEARLAQLGRQRRQRRRRRTRAGVPVVAVIGYTNAGKSTLVNALARSDLLTADKLFATLDPRSRRVHFSQDRYAIVSDTVGFIRDLPSDLVTAFRATFEELVDADLLLHVLDVSDPGLQQHLATTDALLRRLELDQIPRMLVLNKSDKLGTADAPMVGRGAGALAVSAHEPDSLGPLRSELERRLFAGGPPPLQAKKATPAVAQASAPRA
- a CDS encoding aminodeoxychorismate/anthranilate synthase component II, which encodes MKAASSMRIVIIDNYDSFAYNLYQQVGEILSVEATVFRNDRITVAQIAELAPTHLILSPGPGNPEQPPALGVCRHLIAELARIAQRSQAPRPIEPEARDRCGLTPRLPVLGVCLGHQGIGHVFGARIVRAPAPTHGKAGWIRHDGCGVFRGLPNPVRAMRYHSLTLDPESIPETLRVTAWSEDGLVMGVSHRELPLWGVQFHPESIGTPQGNAMLRNFLLPGAAGFLPSRGPAATSGVGEASPMLPDARTTTRSLR
- the pabB gene encoding aminodeoxychorismate synthase component I is translated as MVCDTDEQRQIQHRARRVELLPGRYDAFALVRAWSDQEYVVLLDSAGSPSRDQRLAASCEARAEPARWSILAADPFAVFRSRGPACFAGPVGRERRLERPPLRELASLLERYRIPVAEEKQHAAVNALPFTGGAMGYLGYELLHQIERISHPERDRGPASLPDCYLLFFDTVAICNIASGELYVAANGFGASQVSARRSADERFVEVASRLRPHQGRGTRTPPPERRKRARLRQGDLISRGIEPVICRADYLRLIETTQEHIREGDVFEVCLCNRFDTEFAGSGFELYAALRQVNPAPFAAYLQLPEVQVLSSSPERFLRLDRERRVETRPIKGTRPRGHTLEQDRAHARDLFESEKDRAENIMIVDLARNDLGRVCQFGSVGVSELQAIESFEFTHQMVSTVQGLLRPSCDPIDLLRATFPGGSMTGAPKIAAMKIIEHLEPVTRGVFAGSIGYFDFDGALDLSIVIRTFIKQGDSLSFHVGGAIVADSDASEEHQETLDKASGLVAALDRYQSAQQRGR